The Leptospirales bacterium sequence TTTCGCGTTACGCGCGAGTCTTACCATGCCCTGCGCGGCCGCCGCCACAGTCGTCCAGGACTTGCCTCGCGCATGGCCTACACCTTGATGAAACTGGCGCGCGAGGGCTATCCGCTCAAGGCGCCGCACCAGACGCCCCAGGAATACGCAAAGCAGGTTGCGCCGATCGAGGCAATGAGTCGCACGCACACCGAATTGAATTTTCGTGAGAACTTTGCGCCCGGCGAGGCCCAGCAACTCTGGCAAAAGCATGAGCAGGCCTATCGCGGCGGCATCGATCAAATCGAAAAAAAGGAACGCCGCGGCCTCTGGGCCTGGCTGCGACGCGTCTTTTCGCTGAGGAGTCTGTACTACTGATGGGCAATGCTGCGATTGGTCGCCGGCGCGACGTCGCCCGAACTTGCGCTCTGGCGCTGCTCTGTGCCTTGCCGCTTTTTGCGGCCTGCGAGGAGCAGAGCGACTGGGTGGTCTTTCGCGGCGAGAATGGCGCCGGCGCCACGCGCAATTCGCTTTACCCGCCGCTTGGACAGCGCTGGAAGCTGCGCCTCCAATTTCGCGGCGATAGTGCAACCTCCTTCAATCCGCCGGTGGTGAAGGACGACGTCATCTATTTTGGATCCAGCGACGGAAACTTCTACGCGCTTGATTCCGAATCCGGCTACATGCGCTGGATCTTCAAGACGAAGAACGAAGTGAATTCGGTGCCCTTTGTAGACGATGACACTGTCTATTTTGGATCCAACGACGGCAATGTCTACGCCGTAAATACGCAGGATGGTTCGCAGCGCTGGGCTTTCCAGACGGGCAATACCGTGCAATCCTTGATCCTGCGCTACAAGGACACGGTGATCTTTACCAGCGACACCGGCTGGACCTTCTTTCTTTCACCCGACGGCAAGCTGCAGCATCGCATTCCCAACTATGTATGGCTGCATCATACCTTTCAGGTTTACGACGGCGTGGTCTACTGGGCGCCGCTGGGCCGCGGATTTGGCGCCTACGACATCGAGCAGCGCCGTTTTCTAT is a genomic window containing:
- a CDS encoding PQQ-like beta-propeller repeat protein; its protein translation is MGNAAIGRRRDVARTCALALLCALPLFAACEEQSDWVVFRGENGAGATRNSLYPPLGQRWKLRLQFRGDSATSFNPPVVKDDVIYFGSSDGNFYALDSESGYMRWIFKTKNEVNSVPFVDDDTVYFGSNDGNVYAVNTQDGSQRWAFQTGNTVQSLILRYKDTVIFTSDTGWTFFLSPDGKLQHRIPNYVWLHHTFQVYDGVVYWAPLGRGFGAYDIEQRRFLWDVDVTIDAPVWYSFAAIDEQRVYYASSFWTGSGPLLSFYALDRRNGQSLWKQEREFEWGRHMAPGAESSFLRHVKLLDYMSPSLWGDLAIYTSGDTVVRAFRRESGEVAWTREFDYGTSSAPTVAGDRVYFGLYGDDPNASGVVSQPPKLICLSAKTGATLWEMELQGALLSAPVISGKRMYFGTSTNMFYVLEEIF